In the Gossypium raimondii isolate GPD5lz chromosome 9, ASM2569854v1, whole genome shotgun sequence genome, one interval contains:
- the LOC105798729 gene encoding subtilisin-like protease SBT1.3 → MAENPVKWLFLILASCLCFAFVLSESNLLIKKTYIVQMHKSAMPASFSSPLEWYSSKLKSVMSDTQSEGEGDGENRIIYSYQNAFHGVAAQLTEEEAERLKQEDGVVAILPETKYELHTTRSPMFLGLEPEESTSIWSQKLADHDVIVGVLDTGIWPESASFNDTGMTPVPAHWKGTCETGRGFQKHHCNRKIVGARVFYRGYEAATGKINEKNEYKSPRDQDGHGTHTAATVAGSPVRGANLLGYAYGTARGMAPGARIAAYKVCWTGGCFSSDILSAVDRAVGDGVNVLSISLGGGASSYSHDSLAIATFGAMEMGVFVSCSAGNGGPDPVSLTNVSPWITTVGASTMDRDFPGSVKLGSGRTISGVSLYKGRRLLQANKQYPLVYMGSNSSSPNPSSLCLEGTLDPHVVSGKIVICDRGINPRVQKGQVVKDAGGVGMILTNTAANGEELVADCHLLPAVAVGEMEGKAIKHYALTNGKPTATLAFLGTRLGVRPSPVVAAFSSRGPNFLTLEILKPDVVAPGVNILAAWTGELGPSSLPTDHRRVRFNILSGTSMSCPHVSGIAALIKARHPDWSPAAVKSALMTTAYVHDNIHNPLQDSSTAAASTPYDHGAGHINPLKALDPGLIYDISAQDYFEFLCTQKLTAMQLKAFSKHSNMSCHHNTLATPGDLNYPAISVVFPEDTAISTLTLHRTVTNVGPPASHYHVVVSPFKGVTIKVEPKTLNFTRRNQKLSYKISFTRKSPQTMPEFGGLAWKDGVHKVRSPIAITWLPPF, encoded by the coding sequence ATGGCTGAAAACCCAGTAAAATGGCTGTTTCTCATTCTAGCAAGCTGCCTGTGTTTCGCTTTCGTCCTCTCGGAAAGCAACTTATTGATAAAGAAGACCTACATCGTCCAAATGCACAAGTCTGCAATGCCAGCATCATTCTCAAGTCCTCTGGAATGGTACTCATCGAAATTAAAGTCGGTAATGTCCGATACCCAGAGTGAAGGTGAAGGAGATGGTGAAAATAGGATCATCTATAGCTACCAAAATGCTTTTCATGGTGTTGCCGCTCAGTTAACTGAAGAAGAAGCTGAGAGGCTAAAACAAGAAGATGGTGTAGTTGCTATACTTCCAGAGACCAAGTATGAATTACACACCACAAGGAGTCCTATGTTCCTTGGATTAGAACCAGAAGAAAGTACTAGCATCTGGTCTCAAAAACTTGCAGATCATGATGTCATAGTTGGGGTACTTGACACTGGAATTTGGCCGGAAAGTGCTAGCTTTAATGATACAGGGATGACACCGGTTCCTGCTCACTGGAAAGGAACATGTGAAACTGGACGAGGCTTTCAAAAGCATCACTGCAACAGGAAAATTGTGGGTGCAAGAGTGTTCTACCGGGGATATGAAGCTGCCACTGGGAAAATCAATGAGAAAAACGAATATAAATCACCTCGAGATCAAGATGGACATGGTACTCACACAGCAGCCACTGTTGCTGGCTCTCCGGTACGAGGTGCAAATCTTCTTGGTTATGCCTATGGAACAGCTAGAGGAATGGCTCCTGGTGCAAGAATTGCAGCTTACAAGGTTTGCTGGACTGGTGGGTGCTTCAGCTCGGATATTCTGTCGGCGGTTGATAGAGCGGTGGGTGATGGAGTGAATGTGTTGTCGATATCTTTGGGTGGTGGAGCTTCATCTTACTCTCACGACAGTTTGGCGATAGCAACTTTTGGAGCAATGGAGATGGGTGTTTTTGTCTCTTGCTCAGCTGGCAATGGAGGACCAGATCCTGTCAGCCTCACTAATGTATCACCATGGATCACTACAGTCGGTGCTAGCACCATGGATAGAGATTTTCCAGGTAGTGTTAAGCTAGGGAGTGGGAGAACCATATCTGGAGTTTCACTCTACAAAGGGCGGAGGTTACTGCAGGCAAACAAGCAATACCCTCTTGTTTATATGGGTAGTAACTCAAGCAGCCCTAATCCAAGTTCATTATGCTTAGAGGGAACTTTGGATCCACATGTTGTTTCTGGGAAAATCGTGATATGTGATCGAGGAATAAATCCTAGAGTGCAAAAGGGTCAAGTAGTGAAAGATGCTGGAGGAGTAGGGATGATTTTGACAAACACTGCAGCAAATGGGGAGGAGCTTGTTGCAGATTGTCACCTACTTCCAGCAGTTGCAGTGGGAGAGATGGAAGGGAAAGCAATCAAACATTATGCTTTAACAAATGGGAAACCAACCGCAACTCTAGCCTTTTTAGGTACCAGATTGGGTGTTAGGCCATCACCAGTGGTGGCAGCATTTTCATCTAGAGGACCAAATTTCCTCACACTTGAGATTCTCAAACCTGATGTGGTTGCACCAGGGGTGAACATCCTTGCAGCCTGGACTGGAGAATTGGGTCCATCAAGTCTTCCAACAGATCATAGGAGAGTGAGATTCAACATATTATCAGGGACTTCAATGTCATGCCCTCATGTTAGTGGAATTGCTGCCTTGATCAAGGCCAGACACCCAGATTGGAGTCCTGCAGCAGTTAAATCTGCTCTAATGACAACCGCTTATGTTCATGATAACATCCATAATCCACTCCAAGACTCTTCCACTGCAGCAGCTTCCACTCCCTATGATCATGGAGCTGGTCATatcaaccctttgaaagctctAGACCCAGGTTTGATCTATGACATTTCAGCCCAGGATTACTTTGAATTCCTCTGCACACAGAAATTGACTGCAATGCAGCTAAAAGCTTTTAGCAAGCATTCCAACATGTCTTGCCATCACAATACCCTTGCCACTCCAGGAGATTTGAACTACCCAGCAATCTCAGTTGTCTTCCCAGAAGATACAGCCATTTCAACTTTGACTCTCCATAGAACAGTCACAAATGTTGGTCCTCCTGCTTCACATTACCATGTTGTAGTTTCACCATTTAAAGGCGTCACCATTAAAGTTGAGCCCAAAACTCTAAATTTCACTAGAAGAAACCAGAAACTGTCTTACAAGATCAGTTTCACAAGAAAATCCCCACAAACAATGCCTGAGTTTGGAGGGCTGGCGTGGAAGGACGGAGTGCACAAAGTAAGAAGCCCCATTGCTATCACATGGTTACCACCATTTTAA
- the LOC128032569 gene encoding uncharacterized protein LOC128032569 has protein sequence MENVDYHYGVDVKDMSLVPDLILQLKFKTPEFEKYNGTSCLKAHITMFCRRMTRYVNNNQLLIHCFQNSLIGSAAKRYNQLSRAKIHSWEDLAQIFMKQYGHVTDMAPDRITLQNMEKKQSESFIQYAQRWREVAIQVQPPLLEKETRILFINTLKASFINHMLGSATMSFSDMVMFSEMIENEVRSGKIDVGESVKRSTPKNNENEMNNLSMYNKVYSKSVTLGQPRVVTTSYQGTSRQESNSRPNTERLQFTPILMTYRELYQNLFDVHVVSPFYSEPVQPPFPKWYDANAQCEYHAGITGHSIENCTTFKNLVERFIKMGIMKFDDPSGPNLVRNPLPSHLDSRVNTIIEKGGKRSKTNVAKVKTPLEWVLKQMIGMGLIIQNSEKRPKGMRRYCEFYAEKGHEIQECAEFIALVQSLTDNKKLEFLEEFKDPE, from the coding sequence aTGGAGAATGTTGATTACCATTACGGGGTTGACGTTAAGGATATGAGTTTGGTTCCAGATCTAATACTCCAGCTGAAATTCAAGACTccagaatttgaaaagtataatggGACTAGTTGTCTTAAAGCCCACATCACGATGTTCTGCCGAAGAATGACAAGATACGTTAATAACAATCAACTGTTAATTCATTGCTTCCAAAATAGTCTAATTGGGTCAGCTGCCAAAAGGTACAACCAACTGAGTCGTGCCAAAATTCACTCATGGGAGGACTTGGCACAGATTTTCATGAAGCAATATGGCCACGTGACAGACATGGCACCCGACAGAATCACACTgcagaatatggaaaagaagcaaagtgaGAGCTTCATACAATATGCCCAAAGATGGAGAGAGGTAGCAATACAAGTCCAGCCACCTCTTTTGGAGAAAGAAACCAGGATTCTTTTCATCAACACTTTGAAAGCCTCATTCATTAACCATATGTTGGGAAGCGCTACCATGAGCTTCTCAGATATGGTAATGTTCAGCGAGATGATTGAAAACGAGGTAAGAAGTGGGAAAATAGATGTGGGGGAAAGCGTCAAAAGATCAACACCAAAGaacaatgaaaatgaaatgaataacCTGAGCATGTATAATAAAGTGTATTCCAAATCAGTCACTTTAGGCCAGCCGAGGGTCGTGACTACTAGCTATCAAGGCACCTCAAGGCAAGAATCCAACTCGAGGCCAAACACAGAAAGACTCCAGTTCACACCCATCCTGATGACATATAGAGAGCTGTATCAGAATCTGTTTGATGTGCATGTGGTATCTCCGTTCTACTCAGAACCCGTGCAACCTCCGTTCCcgaaatggtatgatgcgaatgcCCAATGTGAATACCACGCAGGAATAACAGGACACTCAATTGAAAACTgcactacatttaaaaatttagttgaaaggttcatcaagatGGGCATCATGAAGTTTGACGATCCATCAGGACCTAATTTGGTAAGAAATCCGTTACCTAGTCATTTAGACTCAAGGGTAAACACAATAATTGAGAAGGGAGGAAAGAGATCCAAAACCAATGTTGCAAAAGTAAAAACCCCACTGgaatgggttttgaaacaaatgatagGCATGGGACTAATCATTCAGAATTCAGAGAAAAGACCAAAAGGGATGAGGCGCTACTGTGAGTTCTACGCTGAAAAAGGTCATGAAATCCAAGAGTGCGCTGAATTCATAGCATTGGTGCAGAGCCTAACGGATAATAAAAAGTTGGAATTCCTTGAAGAATTCAAAGACCCAGAATGA